CATCGGGTGGAAAGACTTTCCGTTAAAAGACCGTCTTGAGTTGGAAACAGGTTTGCCTGTTACCGTTGATAATGATGCAAACATTGCTGCTTTAGGTGAGATGTGGCGTGGTGCTGGAGACGGTGCTAAAAACTTATTATGCGTGACACTTGGTACTGGAGTTGGCGGTGGGATCATTGCTAACGGTCAAATCCTTCACGGAGCAAGTGGAATGGCCGGAGAAATTGGTCATATTACCTCGGTCGTTGAGGGCGGAGCTCCGTGTAATTGCGGGAAGACGGGTTGTCTTGAAACGATTGCATCAGCAACGGGGATCGCTCGACTAGCGGTGGCAGCGATTGCCACGACAGGAGTAGAAAGTATCTTAACAGATGTTTATGATCAACATGGGGCATTGACGGCTAAAGATGTGTTTGATGCCGTCAAACAAAATGATGCAGTCGCAACACAAGTGCTAGATGGAGTAGCAGCCCATTTAGGACTTGCGATTGCAAACTTATCCAATGCGTTAAATCCCGAGAAAATAATTATCGGTGGCGGTGTATCTAAAGCAGGAGCCGCGTTATTAACGCCACTCCAGCATCATTTTAAACGGTTTGCACTAGGCCGTGTCGCAGAAAGTGCGGAATTTAAGGTGGCCACGCTTGGAAACGATGCAGGTGTCATTGGCGGTGCATGGCTTGCAAGACAAGCAACCAAATAAGACACCAATTCGTTTATACAAACATATGATAAAATAAAAGTGGACAACTCATATACATGACTGATCTAGATCTGGTCATGCTAAGCATAAATAAAAACCAACGAAAAATAGATAGACTGAACGGACAGAGAGGACGAACAACAACAATGACTGACTATCGAACGGAACGCGATTTATTAGGTGAAAAAGAAGTACCACAGGATGCTTATTATGGAATTCAAACGATGAGAGCTCGCGAAAATTTTCCAATTACAGGTTATCCACCACATCCTGAATTAATTCGCGCATTTGGGTATGTAAAAAAAGCGGCAGCTATGGCAAATCGTGATGTAGGTTCTTTGCAAACGAATATAGCTGATGCGATTATAACAGCCGCAGATGATATCATTAATGGCGAATTATTAGAGCATTTTATTGTCGATGCGATTCAAGGTGGGGCTGGCACATCGTTTAACATGAACGCCAATGAAGTGATTGCCAACCGTGCTATTGAAATTCTTGGTGGGGAAAAAGGGGAGTACATGCGTGTTAGCCCTAATACTCATGTGAACATGGCACAATCGACAAATGATGCCTTTCCTACAGCGATTCACATTGCGAGCCTAAATTTAGCTAAAGGATTAACCGATGCGTTGACGGAGTTAATCGGAGCGATGCATGAGAAGGAAATCGAATTTGACGAAGTGTTAAAAATGGGTCGAACTCATCTTCAAGATGCTGTGCCGATTCGACTTGGTCAAGAATTTGGAGCCTATCGACGTGTATTAACAAGAGATTTACGTCGCCTCACGCGCTCAGTCGATCACTTGTATGAAATTAACCTAGGCGCAACCGCTGTTGGGACAGGGTTAAATGCAAAGCCTGAGTACATTGAAAAAGTATCTAGGTACTTAGCGGATATTACCGGTCTCCCATTTGTAACGGCAGAAAATTTAGTTGATGCGACTCAAAATACAGATGCCTATACAGAACTATCGAGTGCGATGAAGATTATGGCGATCAACTTGTCAAAAATCGCAAATGATCTCCGCTTAATGAGCTCAGGTCCACGAACGGGGTTAAATGAAATTAATTTACCTCCTAGACAGCCAGGCTCATCGATAATGCCAGGCAAAGTAAATCCTGTTATGTGTGAAGTGATGAATCAAGTTTCGTTCCAAGTGATAGGAAATGACCAAACCATCAGCTTAGCTTCAGAAGCAGGTCAACTCGAATTAAATGTGATGGAGCCTGTGCTTGTGTTCAACTTGCTTCAATCTCTTTCCATCCTTCAAAACGGAATGAACGTCTTCCGCAAATATGCAATAGAAGGTATCACAGCAAACATTGATCATTGCCGTGAGATGGTCGAGCGTAGTGTAGGGATAATTACGGCGATCAACCCTCATGTTGGGTATGAAGTCGCCTCACGTATTGCAAAAGAAGCAATCCAATCTGATCGACCGGTTCGTGAAATTTGTCAAGAGCGAGGAATTTTAACCGAAGAAGAGTTAAATGAAATTCTCGATCCTAAGGAAATGACAAACCCAGGAATTGCAGGAGCAAGATTCATC
Above is a genomic segment from Bacillus sp. FJAT-45037 containing:
- a CDS encoding ROK family glucokinase yields the protein MTEKWFVGVDLGGTTIKMAFLTTYGEIVSKWEIPTNTEDGGIHITMDIAKAIDHKLTELNQEKDHLLAIGMGAPGFIDMETGFIYQAVNIGWKDFPLKDRLELETGLPVTVDNDANIAALGEMWRGAGDGAKNLLCVTLGTGVGGGIIANGQILHGASGMAGEIGHITSVVEGGAPCNCGKTGCLETIASATGIARLAVAAIATTGVESILTDVYDQHGALTAKDVFDAVKQNDAVATQVLDGVAAHLGLAIANLSNALNPEKIIIGGGVSKAGAALLTPLQHHFKRFALGRVAESAEFKVATLGNDAGVIGGAWLARQATK
- the aspA gene encoding aspartate ammonia-lyase — translated: MTDYRTERDLLGEKEVPQDAYYGIQTMRARENFPITGYPPHPELIRAFGYVKKAAAMANRDVGSLQTNIADAIITAADDIINGELLEHFIVDAIQGGAGTSFNMNANEVIANRAIEILGGEKGEYMRVSPNTHVNMAQSTNDAFPTAIHIASLNLAKGLTDALTELIGAMHEKEIEFDEVLKMGRTHLQDAVPIRLGQEFGAYRRVLTRDLRRLTRSVDHLYEINLGATAVGTGLNAKPEYIEKVSRYLADITGLPFVTAENLVDATQNTDAYTELSSAMKIMAINLSKIANDLRLMSSGPRTGLNEINLPPRQPGSSIMPGKVNPVMCEVMNQVSFQVIGNDQTISLASEAGQLELNVMEPVLVFNLLQSLSILQNGMNVFRKYAIEGITANIDHCREMVERSVGIITAINPHVGYEVASRIAKEAIQSDRPVREICQERGILTEEELNEILDPKEMTNPGIAGARFIYG